One window of the Clostridium sp. MB40-C1 genome contains the following:
- a CDS encoding formate/nitrite transporter family protein: MFQIKTPEQITQVIYDKAIKFFCKSFKEIVIGGILAGCFVSLAVLTSVTVCSDMKVYFGEGFTKLIFGIVFTLGLIMIVLSGSELFTGSNLYIVAILREKKYIRKLIKNWTLIYAANFIGSLIMVVMVYFSGVFENKLISDYLINLVQAKVGLSFGQAFIRGVLCNFLVCLAVRVGEASEEISGKIMGFIYVIGAFVINSFEHSVANMFFIPMGMLVAGKVGIHISTYDFIFKNLIPVTLGNIVGGAVFVGVMYYVLHYSQLDFHK, encoded by the coding sequence GTGTTTCAAATAAAAACTCCAGAACAAATAACACAGGTAATATACGATAAAGCTATTAAATTTTTTTGTAAATCTTTCAAAGAAATAGTTATAGGTGGTATATTAGCAGGTTGTTTTGTAAGTTTAGCGGTTCTTACATCTGTAACAGTATGTAGTGATATGAAAGTATATTTTGGTGAAGGGTTTACAAAATTAATTTTTGGTATTGTGTTCACATTGGGACTAATAATGATTGTTTTGTCTGGAAGTGAACTCTTTACTGGAAGCAATTTATACATAGTAGCTATATTAAGAGAGAAAAAGTATATAAGGAAATTAATTAAAAATTGGACATTAATATATGCAGCCAATTTTATTGGTTCTTTAATAATGGTTGTTATGGTCTATTTTTCAGGTGTTTTTGAAAATAAATTAATAAGTGATTACCTTATTAATTTAGTACAAGCAAAGGTTGGTCTTAGTTTTGGACAAGCTTTTATAAGAGGAGTTTTGTGTAATTTTTTAGTATGTTTGGCGGTTAGGGTTGGAGAAGCATCTGAAGAGATTTCAGGTAAAATTATGGGATTTATATATGTAATAGGTGCTTTTGTCATAAATAGCTTTGAACATAGTGTTGCTAATATGTTTTTTATACCTATGGGTATGCTGGTAGCGGGAAAGGTAGGTATACATATTTCAACTTATGATTTTATTTTTAAAAACTTAATACCTGTTACTTTAGGAAATATAGTTGGGGGTGCAGTTTTTGTGGGAGTAATGTATTATGTGCTACACTATAGCCAATTAGATTTTCATAAGTAG